From the genome of Callithrix jacchus isolate 240 chromosome 7, calJac240_pri, whole genome shotgun sequence, one region includes:
- the UBL4B gene encoding ubiquitin-like protein 4B codes for MVSLMLLTVNLLLGQRCSLKVSGQESVATLKKLVSKRLQVPEEQQHLLFHGQLLEDDKCLSDYCIRPSASVNVIMRSVEKMALKEAHQAQAQPLWHQLGLVLTKHFEPQDAKAVLQLLRQEHEERLQKISLEDLEQLAQYLLAEEQHVKPAGERELEAQGQPQSSCNVEEEEEEEEEEEEEEEEAAAAAAAAAADQ; via the coding sequence ATGGTTAGCCTGATGCTCCTCACAGTCAATCTGCTCCTGGGCCAGAGATGCAGTCTGAAGGTGTCAGGGCAAGAGAGTGTAGCCACGCTGAAGAAACTGGTGTCCAAGCGGCTGCAGGTGCCTGAGGAGCAGCAGCACCTGCTTTTCCACGGCCAGCTCCTGGAGGATGACAAGTGCCTCTCGGACTACTGCATCAGGCCCAGTGCCTCTGTCAATGTCATCATGAGGTCCGTGGAGAAGATGGCGCTAAAGGAGGCCCACCAGGCTCAGGCTCAGCCCCTGTGGCACCAGCTGGGACTGGTCCTAACTAAACACTTTGAACCACAGGACGCCAAGGCCGTGCTGcagctgctgaggcaggagcacgAGGAGCGCCTGCAGAAGATAAGCCTGGAGGACCTGGAGCAGCTGGCCCAGTACCTCCTGGCAGAGGAGCAGCATGTGAAGCCAGCTGGAGAGAGGGAGCTCGAGGCCCAGGGACAGCCTCAGAGCTCCTGCAacgtggaggaggaggaggaggaggaggaggaggaggaggaggaggaggaggaggcggcggcggcggcggctgcggctgcggctgATCAGTAA